DNA from candidate division Zixibacteria bacterium HGW-Zixibacteria-1:
ATAGTGATCGGATTTTTATTATCGATTAGAAAAAAGAAGAAGTATTACCGCAAATGGGAGGAAGATGAAAAATATCACTCAACCGATTTCGACTACGGCGACCCGAAACATCCCGAAAGTTATGAGAAAGACGAAGACGATGATGATGATGATGATCTCTATTATTATGACGATGATGATGAATATGAAGAAATAGATGACGATGAAGACGAAGATAAGCCATAGATTCGAATTTATCCTGTTCTGGTGCCTGACCCAGATAATGCGGCTGTTTTCGGCCCGTATGGCCGACCGCCTTGCGGTTATTCTGGGAAAAGCGGCATACCACGTTCTGACCTCACGGCGGCGGATAGCGCTGGATAATTTACGGCGGGCTTTCAAGGATGAAAAGACCGAGGCGGAATACCGGAAAATAGCCAAAACGGTATTTGTTAACATGGCGAGGAGTATTGTCGAATTTATCCGGATGCCCCTACTGAGCAAAGAAAAAATAATGGAAATAGTCCCGGAGCATATTGGCACGGAGCATCTGGATGATGCACTTCGGAAAGGGCGGGGCGGGCTGGTGGTCAGCGCACATTTTGGCAACTGGGAACTGCTGGGGGCACGGATCGCCGCAGCCGGGTACCCGTCGGATTTTCTGGTCGGGCGCCAGCATAATCAATATGTGGACAATGCTCTTTTGAAAATCAGGGCTGTGACCGGGGCGGGGATAATTTCGGTCGGGGTCGGGTCGCGCCATGTTCTGAAAAGCCTTCGAGATAATCGTCTGGTAATCCTGGCGGCCGATCAGCATTCGGCCACCGGGGCGGTTATTACCCGGTTTTTTGGGCGGCCGGCGGCAACTCATAAAGGACCGGCGGCTTTTGCCATTAAGATGAATTGCCCGCTGATATTCGGCTGTCTGATTCGTGAAAGATATGATCGGTTTCGGCTGATTACGGAGGCGCCCTTATATTCGCCGGGTAGCCGCGATCCGGAGAAGGATATTCAGACGATGATGCAGGCATATTCCGAATGGCTCGAGAAAATTATCCGGCAATATCCGGAACAATGGATGTGGACGCACCGCCGCTGGAAGGTTGACAGCAGGTAACAGGGATGTTATATATAAACAGGGAGAAGCATGAGTAAGATAATAATCCGTACACCCAACCATCTTGGTGACTCGCTGATGGCGCAGCCGGCCGCGGCCGCCTTTGCCGCCGGGCGGGTCAGTGACGACATATATTTGCTCATACCGGAGTGGGCCGAACCGATATACAGATCAATCCCGGATGTCCTCCTGATCCTTGTTGAAAATCAATACCTGCATGGATTAAAGGCCATCACCTATCAGTCGGAGCTTCTTAAAAAAGAGGATTATGGTATCGGGCTCTTATTGACCCCGTCATTTTCATCGGCCCTTATTTTTTACCTGGCCGGTGTTAAAACCAAAATAGGTTATAAGGGCGACGGGCGCAGCCTTCTACTCAATGATATCCTCGACCCGAAAGATGTAGCCGGGCAGCATCGCTCGATTCGTTATCAACGACTATTCGAGCATTATGGAAATACCAGGCTCACAATCGAGCCGCCCCATCTGGCCGTGATGAACCCGGCGGTCGAAGAGGCGGTGAATACCCTGGCCGATGCCGGCGTCGATCTCAAACGAGGTTTTGCCGCGATTGCTCCCCGCGCCGTGGCCCCCTCACGCCGTTGGGGAAGTGAAAATTACCGCGCCCTGTCCGGGAAAATAATCGGAGAGCTGAATCTGGATATAGTGCTGGTGGGAGCCGCGAATGAATATGCCGCCGGTGAAGAAATCGCCGGAAATCAAACGCGAGTGTTCAATGTCTGTGGCAAGACCAACATTGAAACCGCGGGAGCGGTGCTCTCCCTGGCCAAGCTCTTTATCGGCAATGATTCCGGTCTGGCGCATCTGGCCGCCGCGGTGGATTCGCCGCTGGTGGTGCTTTCGGGTGCTGATGATCCGGCCGAAACCTCGCCCATATCCGACAAAAAGACCGTGATCATCAGAGATCAACTGGAGTGTATCTCATGCGTCAAGAATTTTTGCTCGAAAAAAGGTGATGATTATATGAGGTGCATGAAAGAAATCACGGTGGATGAAGTGTTTGGTGCAATCACCGCGCGATTATGAAAATTGGCGTGATCGGTACAATCAACCGTGACAGTATCAGGCTGGCCGACGGTACCCGCAAGGAGGGGTGGGGCGGAATATTATATAACCTGGTTGCTCTATCATCACTGGTTGGAAATTTTGATGGTATTTATCCAGTCTGTAATATCGGGAAGAATCATCATAAGGAAGTTATTAATATATTAAAGGAATTTCCCGGTATTCGTACCGACCACGTCAGGAAGGTCCCGCAAAGAAACAATCATTGCCATCTGACATATCTCGACAATGAGAACAAGCGTGAGATTCTGGAAGGCGGCGTCCCGCCGCTGAAATTTAGCGAGGTCCGCTATCTGGAAGACTGTGATTTCGTTTTATTGAATTATATTTCAGGCCGGGATATATATCTTCAATCGCTGCAAAAGTTCCGACGACATTATGACGGGAAATTGTATATAGATATTCATTCCTTGACCCTCGGTAAAAGAAAAAATGGAGCTCGTTTTATCAGAAAACCGCCGAGCTGGAGGGATGTCTTTGTCCGCGCTGATTTTATACAAATGAACCGGCTGGAACTGGCGGTAATTGCGAGAGGTGTTAACTCGGAACAGGAAGTCGGCGACCGAATTGAATCAGATCTTGAGGAAATAGCTCGGCCGGCAGTAAAAAATAATGTCAATTTTGAGTCAAAATATTTTATAATTACCGACGGGGCAAGGGGTTGTCATATATTTCATATTACAAACGGGCGATGGTCAAGCCGATATGTTAAGTCCGCAAGCAAATCAGCCGCAAATTCTTACCCCGGAAGTGCCCTAAATGCCACCGGATGTGGCGACTGCTTTGCCGCCGGATTTGTCGCAGGTCTGGCCAAAAATATAGATCCCTATGACTGTGCGATTCTTGCCAACAAGGCCGGTCACAGTCGC
Protein-coding regions in this window:
- the waaF gene encoding lipopolysaccharide heptosyltransferase II; amino-acid sequence: MSKIIIRTPNHLGDSLMAQPAAAAFAAGRVSDDIYLLIPEWAEPIYRSIPDVLLILVENQYLHGLKAITYQSELLKKEDYGIGLLLTPSFSSALIFYLAGVKTKIGYKGDGRSLLLNDILDPKDVAGQHRSIRYQRLFEHYGNTRLTIEPPHLAVMNPAVEEAVNTLADAGVDLKRGFAAIAPRAVAPSRRWGSENYRALSGKIIGELNLDIVLVGAANEYAAGEEIAGNQTRVFNVCGKTNIETAGAVLSLAKLFIGNDSGLAHLAAAVDSPLVVLSGADDPAETSPISDKKTVIIRDQLECISCVKNFCSKKGDDYMRCMKEITVDEVFGAITARL